In Vibrio atlanticus, the following proteins share a genomic window:
- the yihA gene encoding ribosome biogenesis GTP-binding protein YihA/YsxC, with the protein MSVKIHYQNTHFITSAPDIRHLPEDEGIEIAFAGRSNAGKSSALNRVTNQKSLAKTSKTPGRTQLINLFKVTDGCHIVDLPGYGFAQVPLEMKKKWQKSLGEYLQRRESLKGLVVLMDIRHPMKDLDQQMIYWAIDSRIPVQVLLTKADKLKSGARKAQLLKIRNDAKSFGGDVAVDVFSSMKGIGVDQLRAKMDEWFAPVFADQIIDELADEEQNDSE; encoded by the coding sequence GTGAGCGTAAAAATTCATTATCAAAACACGCATTTCATTACCAGTGCACCTGATATTCGTCACTTACCAGAAGACGAAGGGATCGAAATTGCGTTTGCAGGACGCTCCAATGCTGGTAAATCTAGCGCACTAAACCGCGTTACAAACCAAAAAAGCTTGGCGAAAACCAGTAAAACCCCAGGTCGAACTCAGCTAATTAACCTATTTAAGGTTACCGACGGCTGTCATATTGTCGATTTACCGGGATATGGCTTCGCTCAAGTACCGCTTGAAATGAAGAAAAAGTGGCAGAAGTCGCTAGGCGAATACCTACAACGACGCGAAAGCCTAAAAGGTTTAGTGGTATTGATGGATATCCGTCACCCAATGAAGGACCTTGACCAACAAATGATCTACTGGGCTATCGATAGCCGCATCCCAGTACAGGTTTTGTTAACAAAAGCAGACAAACTAAAAAGCGGTGCGCGTAAAGCACAGCTACTGAAAATCCGTAATGATGCGAAATCTTTCGGTGGTGATGTAGCGGTTGATGTCTTCTCTTCAATGAAGGGCATCGGCGTTGACCAACTGCGTGCCAAGATGGATGAGTGGTTTGCACCTGTGTTTGCTGATCAGATCATTGATGAGCTAGCGGACGAAGAGCAAAACGACTCAGAGTAA
- a CDS encoding c-type cytochrome translates to MKKLALILSLLASCSVWAQGSIEAGKAKSQTCVACHGADGNSLITQYPKLAGQHEKYLEKQLKELKLGMTSGGKQGRYEPVMGAMAMPLSEEDMADLAAYYASLPISSNSTPENVVDEGKVLYTAGNAERGVTACIACHGPRGNGTELSGFPKISGQHADYIKVQLEKFRDGNRNNDMNAMMRDVAKKLTDADIDTLSKYVGGLH, encoded by the coding sequence ATGAAGAAATTAGCGCTAATTTTGAGTCTTTTAGCCAGCTGCTCAGTATGGGCTCAAGGTAGTATTGAAGCTGGTAAAGCCAAATCACAAACATGTGTTGCCTGCCACGGTGCTGACGGCAACAGTCTGATCACTCAGTACCCTAAGCTGGCTGGTCAACATGAGAAGTATCTAGAGAAGCAGTTAAAAGAGCTTAAGCTAGGTATGACGAGTGGTGGTAAACAAGGTCGTTACGAGCCTGTAATGGGTGCAATGGCGATGCCTTTATCTGAAGAAGATATGGCTGACCTAGCGGCATACTACGCATCTCTCCCTATCTCGAGTAACTCTACTCCTGAAAATGTAGTAGATGAAGGTAAGGTTCTTTACACTGCGGGTAACGCAGAACGCGGCGTAACGGCTTGTATTGCTTGTCACGGCCCTCGTGGTAATGGTACCGAACTTTCTGGTTTCCCTAAGATTTCAGGTCAGCACGCAGATTACATCAAGGTTCAACTTGAGAAATTCCGCGATGGTAACCGTAATAACGACATGAATGCGATGATGCGTGATGTAGCTAAAAAGTTAACAGACGCAGATATTGATACCTTATCGAAGTACGTTGGTGGTTTACACTAA